Proteins encoded within one genomic window of Megalopta genalis isolate 19385.01 chromosome 10, iyMegGena1_principal, whole genome shotgun sequence:
- the LOC117220030 gene encoding uncharacterized protein LOC117220030 yields MAKMTSATGLMEARIRPIDRPKLQRIELSGTTRPAPILLRPFSGLFNPYPYGCSVLCNHPADCEAKEVLRRAKDSWATEGKALLLPEEMEMIRASVAAAAAAAGGAADTVGPAENMKAINVDTATVPEELFRKYTETDSRPLTPAPTLASGPALSNRLHDDIPATCNPQERTTLILDLRANSKRQMENETFTWHALTLEPPPTPRKAKIVVPKSPLRHRSRSPKPSADAPPPSPCEDIYEPSSGRVVEEDSPGRANKELAVIRRRGKRLRKGKNRCGSAYRQHTEVHDLLEPMETQISHIGDGSRRTSVHTTNDDPENPSSTPKKISAMASGPSTMPVSFIDADILKHLFRELDRDKVEAEFSLKRRLALEEALRAKGESYPRARGYQGSTNSKVANTPRVFSRQVARFEILDSESLRDLTVLDYLSKHVFVSSGRKLIFGRAFNKFQEEALRTTRCILPDDICEALQDITGRPVTEEQEAYLKSVIGEIKESLDFRSWCGFCAAVERLLCPLPHKDVDPPSWLEKVDFEALERRLKCVNVNPQLAVFLREIRNK; encoded by the exons ATGGCGAAAATGACAAGTGCAACTGGATTAATGGAAGCCCGTATCCGACCGATAGATCGCCCTAAACTTCAG CGTATAGAACTTTCGGGCACTACCAGACCCGCGCCTATTCTACTTCGACCATTTTCCGGTCTCTTTAATCCTTACCCTTATGGCTGTTCTGTACTATGTAATCATCCGGCTGACTGCGAAGCCAAAGAGGTCCTTCGACGAGCTAAGGATTCATGG GCGACGGAGGGAAAGGCTCTCCTGCTGCCAGAAGAGATGGAGATGATCAGAGCAAGTGTAGcagcagcggcagcagcagctGGCGGCGCCGCAGACACGGTTGGACCGGCCGAAAATATGAAAGCAATTAACGTGGACACCGCCACGGTACCAGAGGAACTATTTCGCAAATATACGGAAACGGATTCCAGACCGTTAACACCTGCGCCCACGCTCGCCAGTGGTCCCGCGCTGTCGAATAGACTACACGATGACATACCGGCAACCTGTAATCCCCAAGAACGCACCACGCTGATCTTGGATCTCAGGGCGAACTCCAAGAGGCAGATG GAAAACGAAACCTTTACTTGGCATGCTCTGACTCTAGAGCCGCCTCCAACTCCTCGTAAAGCTAAAATAGTTGTACCAAAATCACCTCTTCGACATCGATCGCGTTCGCCTAAGCCATCAGCAGATGCGCCACCGCCGAGTCCGTGCGAAGACATTTACGAACCG AGTTCCGGTAGAGTTGTAGAAGAAGATAGTCCAGGAAGAGCGAACAAGGAGCTTGCAGTCATTCGACGACGAGGGAAACGCTTGCGAAAAGGGAAGAACCGTTGTGGTTCAGCTTATAGACAACACACAGAAGTCCACGACCTGCTAGAGCCAATGGAAACTCAAATATCTCATATAGGAGACGGTTCTCGAAGAACCTC AGTTCATACAACAAACGACGACCCAGAAAATCCGTCATCTACACCAAAAAAGATCAGCGCAATGGCCAGCGGACCTTCTACAATGCCCGTTAGTTTCATCGATGCAGATATTTTGAAACACTTATTTCGCGAACTGGATCGGGATAAAGTGGAAGCAGAATTTTCACTTAAG AGAAGACTCGCGCTGGAAGAAGCTCTACGAGCTAAAGGCGAAAGTTATCCACGCGCTAGAGGATACCAAGGATCGACGAACTCTAAAGTAGCGAACACACCTAGAGTATTTTCTCGTCAAGTGGCTCGCTTCGAAATCCTCGATAGCGAGAGTCTGCGTG ATTTAACAGTACTGGATTACCTCAGCAAGCACGTGTTCGTTTCTTCCGGAAGGAAGTTGATTTTCGGCAGAGCTTTCAACAAATTTCAAGAAGAAGCGCTGCGAACAACTAGATGCATTTTACCCGACGACATTTGCGAAGCTCTTCAGGATATTACCGGCAGGCCTGTGACCGAAGAACAAGAGGCGTACCTGAAGTCTGTGATCGGTGAGATCAAGGAGTCCTTAGATTTCAGAAGCTGGTGCGGTTTTTGTGCTGCGGTGGAGCGATTGCTATGTCCCCTTCCGCATAAAGATGTGGATCCTCCATCGTGGTTGGAAAAAGTTGACTTCGAGGCTTTGGAAAGAAGATTGAAATGCGTCAATGTGAACCCCCAATTAGCTGTGTTCCTAAGGgaaattcggaacaaatga